Sequence from the Deltaproteobacteria bacterium genome:
ACCCAAAGATGCACCACCCACCAACGCCAGTAGGAATCCATCGTTTGATGATCGGTATTAATCATTCCCGGTAGATACAAAAGGGCTGTCATCAACAAGCCAAAGAATAAAACTAAACTTGTAGTTGTATATCTTTTGCCATTCCAAATTGTTCCACCAATTAAACCAATAAACAGCAACACATCCACAACTACTAGATAATCTAAAGGCCTTGGTATTTCTAAAAACTTTCGACCTTCCCACCAATTAAAGTGAAAACCGATAATAGAAGTGACACCAACAACAACAAGAGCTACCAGCTGCACATAGGCCCACTTAACTGATATTAATTCACGATCAGCTTCTTCTGGGATAATGTAATAAGCAGCTCCCATGAAACCTGCTAATAGCCACATAACTAATAAATTTGTATGTGTTGCACGAGCCGCATTAAAAGGAATAACAGAATGTAATCCGTCAAACCCCATATGAGCAAAGCCCATGAAAAAACCATAAACTAATTGTAAACTAAATAGCAGCATGCAAACAGCAAAAAACCAATAGGCGACTTTTTGGGATTTGAATTTCATAACTATTTCCCCCCTTTGAGTTGTGAAAGATAAGTAACAAGCTCAGAAATTTCTGAATCTTTAAGTGGCAACTTTGGCATTTTAGAATCTGGCTTTACCGAAGCTGGATCTGAAATCCATTTTGCAAGATAGTCAGAATCAAACTTACTTCCAACACCATCAAGTGCAGGTCCAACCGTTCCGCCTTGTCCTTGGACAGCATGACAGGCAACACATATTTGTGTAAACACGGCAGGCTTTGTCACACTACCGGCAACTGATTCTGAAACTGCAGCACTTGTAACAGCACCCTGTCCTTGCAAATCAGGCTTTGCAGGAAAACCATTTAAGTCCATCTCGCCAATCCATTTTAAAAATAGAGTTAAATCTGAAATTTCTTCATCAGTAAAATTATAATTCACCATCTTCCGATCATTGGGATACATCTTCTGCGGATCCTTGAGCATAGATTTAACAAAAGTTTCACCTCTACGCTCATAAACTTTGGTCAGTTCTGGAGCATAATAGGCCCCCTCACCCATAAGAGTATGACAACCCATACAATTATTTTTATCCCACAAATGTTTACCTCTAATAATTTCAGGAGTTAAATTTTGGGACTTCGTTTGCGCTGGGATTCGTTGAAATGTATCCAAGGTCAAACCAATAAATGCCGCTGTACAGACAGCAGTTCCAAAAAGAAAGAAAGCTTTTGCTTGTGATTTTGATAACATCTTTTACCTACCCATTCCCGCATATTCCACAGCAACCTTGATTTGCATGTGCTACTTTTTTTGCAATACAAACTTCCCATAAGTTATCATCAATTTTTTTTGATGACCAAATTGAATTAGGAATTCTCGCCTCATCAAATTGTTTTTTTAATAGATCAGGGTCATGATCAAAAATAACTTTCATCTCTTTCCCCTGAAGCAACCCTTCAAT
This genomic interval carries:
- a CDS encoding DUF2249 domain-containing protein, which translates into the protein MDTVLDFRAFDTRFKSGLLFSIIEGLLQGKEMKVIFDHDPDLLKKQFDEARIPNSIWSSKKIDDNLWEVCIAKKVAHANQGCCGICGNG
- a CDS encoding c-type cytochrome, which gives rise to MLSKSQAKAFFLFGTAVCTAAFIGLTLDTFQRIPAQTKSQNLTPEIIRGKHLWDKNNCMGCHTLMGEGAYYAPELTKVYERRGETFVKSMLKDPQKMYPNDRKMVNYNFTDEEISDLTLFLKWIGEMDLNGFPAKPDLQGQGAVTSAAVSESVAGSVTKPAVFTQICVACHAVQGQGGTVGPALDGVGSKFDSDYLAKWISDPASVKPDSKMPKLPLKDSEISELVTYLSQLKGGK